The nucleotide sequence GTTGTCTTCCTGCGCCTGCGCGCGGGCCAGGATGCATAGGGCCAGCAAAAAGCAAAGAACCAGGCGCATGGGTCCACCGGACTAGGGCGGCGGCGGGCGGCCGCGCGATAGCGCACGATTGTAGGCGGCGCCACGTGGCAATACGCTGAATGGCGGTCATTCCGACGCGGGCCGGCTCCAGTACGCCGGATCCGCGTAGGCCTGCCGCAACAGGTCGATGAAGGCCCGCACGCGTGCCGGTATGTGCTTGCGTTCCGGCAGCATGGCGTAGATCCCGTTGGGCGGCGCGCAGTAGTCGTCCAGGACGGTTATCAGCCGTCCCCGCGCCAGGTCCTGCTGGACTTCCCACATCGAGCGCCAGGCCAGTCCGCAGCCCGCCAGCGTCCATTGGTGCAGGACGCTGCCGTCGCTGCATTCCAGGCGCCCGGCGACGCGATAGGGCTGCACCTGGCCGTTCACGCGGAACAGCCAGCCGCGCGACTGGTTGCCCTGGTTGCCGAAGGACAGGCAGTGATGTCCGGCCAGGTCGGCGGGCGTGCGCGGCGTGCCATGCCGCGCCAGGTAGTCGGGCGAGGCCACCACGACACGGCGGTTATCGGCCAGGCGGATGGCCACCATGCCGGAATCGTCCAGATCGCCGATGCGCACGGCGCAGTCGTAGCGCTCTTCGATCAGGTCGACCAGGCGGTCGCTCAGGTCCAGTGTCACGCCGACGTCCGGATAGCACTCGGCATAGCCGGGCAGCAAGGGCGCGACATGGCGCCGGCCGAAGCCGGCCGGCGCCGTGATGCGCAGCAGGCCGGTCGGCCGGGCGCTGCCCTGGGCGACCAGGCTTTCGGATTCGTTCAGGTCCCGCAGGATGCGCTGGGCGTCTTCCAGCAGGGCGCTGCCCTCGGCCGTTAGGGAAATGCGGCGCGTGGAGCGCACCAGCAGCTTCACGCCCAGGCGCGCTTCCAGGGCATCGATGCGTCGGCCGATCATGGCGGGCGCCACGCCTTCCGCCCGCGCCGCCGCCGACAGGCTGCCCAGGGTGGCCACGTCCACGAAGGTCTGGAGTTGCTTGAAGCGGTCCATTTTTAACCAGGAATAAAAGATGAATCTACTTTTATATACTTTTTAATTCAATATCCGCTTCGTACACTGGCGGACACAGGATTCTTCCGCGGAGACATCTATGAGCCTGACCTTGCCCGCCGGCGTCGCGATCGACGCCCCCATCGAACCCGGCTTCGAGACCGTGCTGACGCACGACGCGCTGGCCCTGGTGGCCGACCTGCACCGCACCTTCGAGTCGCGCCGCCAGCAGCTGCTGGCGGCCCGCGCCGCGCGCGCCAAGCGCCTGGACGCCGGCGAGAAACCGGACTTCCTGCCCGAGACGCGGGCCATCCGCGACGGCGACTGGACCATCGCCCCGATCCCCGAGGACCTGAAGTGCCGCCGCGTGGAAATCACCGGCCCGGTCGAGCGCAAGATGGTGATCAATGCCCTGAATTCCGGCGCCGACAGCTATATGACGGACTTCGAGGATTCCAACACGCCCAACTGGCGCAACCAGATTTCCGGACAGCTCAACCTGATGGAGGCCGTGCGCCGCACGATACGCCTGGAGCAGGGCGGCAAGACCTATGCGCTGAAGGACAAGACCGCGGTTCTGCTGGTACGCCCGCGCGGCTGGCACCTGGACGAAAAGCACGTCACCGTCGACGGCAAGCGGGTGTCCGGCGGGATCTTCGACTTTGCCCTGTATCTCTTCCATAACGCCAAGGAATTGCTGGCGCGCGGCAGCGGGCCGTACTTCTACCTGCCCAAGATGGAAAGCCACCTGGAAGCACGGCTGTGGAACGATATCTTCGTCCGCGCGCAGCAGGCGCTGGGCATCCCGCAGGGCACGATCAAGGCGACCGTCCTTGTGGAAACCATCCTGGCCGCCTTCGAAATGGACGAGATCCTGTACGAACTGCGCGAGCACAGCGCCGGCCTGAACGCCGGCCGCTGGGACTATATCTTCAGCTGCATCAAGAAGTTCAAGGTGGAACGCGACTTCTGCCTGGCCGACCGCGCCAAGGTCACCATGACGGCGCCCTTCATGCGCGCCTACGCGCTGCTGCTGCTGAAGACCTGCCATCGCCGCAACGCGCCGGCCATCGGTGGCATGAGCGCGCTGATTCCCATCAAGAACGATCCCGTCAAGAACGAACAGGCCATGGCCGGCATCCGTTCGGACAAGGCCCGCGACGCCACGGACGGCTATGACGGCGGCTGGGTGGCCCACCCGGGCCTGGTGCCGGTCGCGATGGAGGAGTTCGTCAAGGTGCTGGGCGACGCGCCCAACCAGATCGGCAAGCAGCGCCCGGACGTCGCCGTCACCGCGGCCGACCTGCTGGATTTCCAGCCCGAGGCGCCCATCACCGAGACCGGGCTGCGCATGAACATCAACGTGGGCATCCACTACCTGGGCTCCTGGCTGGACGGCAATGGCTGCGTGCCCATCCACAACCTGATGGAAGACGCCGCCACGGCGGAGATCTCCCGTTCGCAGGTCTGGCAGTGGATACGCTCGCCCAAGGGCGTGCTGGAGGACGGCACCAAGGTGACCGCCGACCTGGTGCGCAAGCTGATTCCCGAAGAGCTGGCCAAGGTGCACGGCGTGGCCGGGCCCAGCAAGGCCTACGACCGCGCCGCGCAGATCTTCGAGCAGATGAGCACGCAGGACGATTTCGCCGAGTTCCTCACGCTGCCGCTGTACGAAGAAGTCTGACCGGCGTACCGGGCCGTGCTCCGGATGCCCGCGGCGGCCCGCCCGCCCGCGGGCATTTTTTCGTCCGCGGCGCGCTACGCGAGGGGGCGGCACAAGGGGGCGCGGGCCGCGCGCCCTCGCACCGCCCGGGCCGCTATGCGGCGCGGCTTTTGCGGTGGGCGATCCAGTCCGTGGCGTCGGTGCGCAGGGCCCGGCCGATGTGCGCCGGATCGATGGGGTAATAGTGGCAGGCCAGTTCGCGGCCGCCCACCTCCAGCCGCACCGTGCAGCGGACGAAGCAGGAGCCGCCCGCGGGGTCGTATTCCTCGATGGCGTCCATCAGCGGCAGCAGCGCCGGGTCGATGCGGTAGACATCGCCCGTCACGGCGGGGCCGTCCGGGTCGGGCAGCAGCCCGGGCCAGTCGCCGAAGTCGTACAGCCAACCGCGCACGCGGGCAGCGCCGGCGTATTCCGGGACCGGCAGGCCGGCCCGCGCCGCGGCGACCGCCAGGTCGTTGATCTCCCCCCGGCGCAGCGTGCCGTAGACGAAAACATGGGTATCCATCGGTTCCGTGTATCGCGTATCGTGGTGTCCGGGCATTGAAATCCCGCCGGGGCGCCCGCATTTGTGGAGCATCGAGCCGGCCGCGGGCCAGGCTCCAACCTTTACCAATCGACCCACATTATGCGATTCGACAAGCTCACCACCAAGTTCCAGCAGGCCTTGGCCGATGCGCAGAGCCTGGCCGCGCGCAACGACCATCCCTACATCGAACCCCTGCACGTTCTTTCCGCCCTGATCGGCGATCCCGAAAGCGGCGCTTCCAGCCTGCTGGCGCGCGCCGGCGTGGCGGTCAACCGGCTGCCCGCCGCCATCGACGCGGCCTTGAAGGGCCTGCCCCAGGTCCAGGGCGAAAGCAACGTACAGGTCGGCCGCGACCTGCAGAACGTGCTGACCCGCACCGACAAGGAAGCCGCGCGCCGCGGGGATACCTATATCGCCAGCGAGCTCTTCCTGCTCGCGCTGGCCGACGACAAGGGCCCCGCCGGCCGCATCCTGCGCGACGCTGGCCTGCAGAAAAAGGCGCTGGAGGCGGCCGTGGATGCGGTGCGCGGCGGCGAAGCCGTGCAGGGCGCCGAAGGCGAATCCAATCGCCAGGCGCTGGCCAAGTACACGCTGGACCTGACCGACCGCGCCCGCCAGGGCAAGCTGGATCCGGTCATCGGCCGCGACGATGAAATCCGCCGCACCATCCAGATCCTGCAGCGCCGCACCAAGAACAACCCCGTGCTGATCGGCGAACCCGGCGTGGGCAAGACCGCCATCGTCGAGGGCCTGGCCCAGCGCATCGTCAACGACGAGGTGCCCGAAACCCTGCGCGGCAAGCGTGTCCTGTCGCTGGACATGGCGGCGCTGCTGGCGGGCGCCAAGTTCCGCGGCGAGTTCGAGGAACGCCTGAAGGCCGTCCTGAAGGAATTGGCGCAGGACGACGGCAGCAGCATCGTCTTCATCGACGAACTGCACACCATGGTGGG is from Bordetella bronchialis and encodes:
- a CDS encoding LysR family transcriptional regulator, with translation MDRFKQLQTFVDVATLGSLSAAARAEGVAPAMIGRRIDALEARLGVKLLVRSTRRISLTAEGSALLEDAQRILRDLNESESLVAQGSARPTGLLRITAPAGFGRRHVAPLLPGYAECYPDVGVTLDLSDRLVDLIEERYDCAVRIGDLDDSGMVAIRLADNRRVVVASPDYLARHGTPRTPADLAGHHCLSFGNQGNQSRGWLFRVNGQVQPYRVAGRLECSDGSVLHQWTLAGCGLAWRSMWEVQQDLARGRLITVLDDYCAPPNGIYAMLPERKHIPARVRAFIDLLRQAYADPAYWSRPASE
- a CDS encoding gamma-glutamylcyclotransferase family protein codes for the protein MDTHVFVYGTLRRGEINDLAVAAARAGLPVPEYAGAARVRGWLYDFGDWPGLLPDPDGPAVTGDVYRIDPALLPLMDAIEEYDPAGGSCFVRCTVRLEVGGRELACHYYPIDPAHIGRALRTDATDWIAHRKSRAA
- the aceB gene encoding malate synthase A; translation: MSLTLPAGVAIDAPIEPGFETVLTHDALALVADLHRTFESRRQQLLAARAARAKRLDAGEKPDFLPETRAIRDGDWTIAPIPEDLKCRRVEITGPVERKMVINALNSGADSYMTDFEDSNTPNWRNQISGQLNLMEAVRRTIRLEQGGKTYALKDKTAVLLVRPRGWHLDEKHVTVDGKRVSGGIFDFALYLFHNAKELLARGSGPYFYLPKMESHLEARLWNDIFVRAQQALGIPQGTIKATVLVETILAAFEMDEILYELREHSAGLNAGRWDYIFSCIKKFKVERDFCLADRAKVTMTAPFMRAYALLLLKTCHRRNAPAIGGMSALIPIKNDPVKNEQAMAGIRSDKARDATDGYDGGWVAHPGLVPVAMEEFVKVLGDAPNQIGKQRPDVAVTAADLLDFQPEAPITETGLRMNINVGIHYLGSWLDGNGCVPIHNLMEDAATAEISRSQVWQWIRSPKGVLEDGTKVTADLVRKLIPEELAKVHGVAGPSKAYDRAAQIFEQMSTQDDFAEFLTLPLYEEV